In Campylobacter vulpis, a genomic segment contains:
- the htrA gene encoding serine protease HtrA, with protein sequence MKKIVISLALASFLCAANVEFNEADSKIERVNPANGVLLSYQDSIKEVKKSVVNISTSKTITRMNNPFDDFFDDPYFKQFFGFDPFQRRGQNEKEVIASVGSGVIISKDGYIVTNNHVVENVDSISVTLPQSDVEYKAKLIGKDPKTDLAVIKIEANNLSAVSFSNSDELLEGDVVFALGNPFGVGFSVTSGIISALNKDNIGLNQYENFIQTDASINPGNSGGALVDTRGALVGINSAILSRGGGNNGIGFAIPSNMVKDVAKKLIEKGKIERGFLGVSITALKGDSKKVYKNSEGALITDVQKGSSADEAGLKRGDLVLKVNDKSIKSPNDLKNYIGTLEPNQKISLLYERDGKENQVSFILKGDEISETKGVQDSLIEGLNLRTLDVNLKTRLGVPSEINGVLIESVKPKSKAKEAGFKEGDIIIAVGQGEVKDLKDLQNALKNQAKNAWIKIWVYRGGVITLLVLK encoded by the coding sequence ATGAAAAAAATTGTTATTTCACTTGCCTTAGCAAGTTTTTTGTGTGCTGCAAATGTAGAATTTAATGAAGCAGATTCTAAGATAGAAAGAGTTAATCCTGCCAATGGCGTTTTGCTTTCTTATCAAGACTCTATTAAGGAGGTGAAAAAATCTGTTGTTAATATTTCAACCTCAAAAACCATCACTAGAATGAATAATCCTTTTGATGATTTTTTCGACGATCCATATTTTAAGCAATTTTTCGGTTTTGACCCCTTTCAAAGAAGAGGGCAAAATGAAAAAGAAGTGATTGCAAGTGTGGGTTCTGGTGTGATTATTTCAAAAGATGGTTATATCGTTACCAATAATCATGTGGTAGAAAATGTCGATAGTATAAGTGTAACCTTGCCGCAAAGCGATGTGGAATATAAGGCTAAATTGATAGGAAAAGACCCTAAGACGGATTTAGCGGTTATTAAAATCGAAGCAAATAATCTTTCAGCGGTGAGTTTTTCAAATTCGGACGAGTTGTTGGAGGGTGATGTTGTTTTTGCTCTTGGTAATCCTTTTGGTGTGGGCTTTAGTGTAACAAGTGGGATTATTTCAGCACTTAATAAAGATAATATAGGCTTAAATCAGTATGAAAATTTCATACAAACGGACGCTTCGATTAATCCGGGTAATTCAGGTGGAGCTTTAGTTGATACGAGAGGAGCTTTAGTAGGGATAAATTCAGCGATTTTATCACGCGGTGGGGGGAATAATGGCATAGGTTTTGCCATACCTTCTAATATGGTTAAAGATGTGGCAAAAAAGCTTATCGAAAAGGGTAAGATAGAAAGAGGCTTTTTAGGTGTGAGTATCACGGCTTTAAAGGGCGATAGTAAGAAAGTGTATAAAAATAGCGAGGGAGCTTTAATCACCGATGTTCAAAAAGGTTCATCAGCTGATGAAGCGGGACTTAAAAGGGGAGATTTGGTCTTAAAGGTTAATGATAAAAGCATCAAAAGTCCAAATGATTTAAAAAATTACATTGGCACACTTGAACCAAATCAAAAAATTTCACTTCTTTATGAAAGAGATGGCAAGGAAAATCAGGTAAGTTTCATTTTAAAAGGCGATGAAATAAGTGAAACTAAAGGCGTGCAAGATAGTTTAATTGAGGGTTTAAATTTAAGAACTTTAGATGTAAATTTAAAAACGCGTCTTGGTGTGCCAAGTGAGATAAATGGGGTTTTGATTGAAAGTGTTAAGCCTAAAAGCAAGGCAAAAGAGGCAGGTTTTAAAGAGGGTGATATTATCATAGCAGTAGGGCAAGGCGAGGTAAAAGACTTAAAAGATTTGCAAAATGCTTTAAAAAATCAAGCCAAAAATGCGTGGATTAAAATTTGGGTGTATCGCGGAGGTGTGATAACTTTGCTTGTGTTAAAATAA
- a CDS encoding DnaJ C-terminal domain-containing protein, with product MNSLYETLGISKNASNDEIKKAYRRLARQYHPDINKEKGAEEKFKEINAAYEILSDEKKRAQYDRYGDSMFGGQSFSDFSRNSGGVDLDEILKNLFGGGFSGGGGFGGSSFGGGNFGGFGGGFGGFSGENLDLNASISIPFEIGILGGEHSINFNGETIKMKIPHGIKNNDKIRIRGKGKKLGSQVGDLIVKVSLEKSELYERDEDDLTRKLDISLKTALFGGKITLQTPKKEVSIKIPPNSKNGQKIRLKGYGVQNRKSGIFGDLYLVLNVLLPNIEDLDSKVRQILEEKLS from the coding sequence ATGAATAGTCTTTATGAAACACTTGGCATTAGTAAAAATGCGAGCAATGATGAAATTAAAAAAGCTTACAGACGCCTTGCTAGACAATATCACCCAGACATTAACAAGGAAAAAGGTGCGGAAGAAAAATTTAAAGAAATCAACGCCGCTTACGAAATTTTAAGTGATGAAAAAAAACGCGCTCAATATGATAGATACGGCGATTCTATGTTTGGAGGACAAAGTTTTAGTGATTTTTCTAGAAATTCTGGTGGTGTAGATTTAGATGAAATCTTAAAAAATCTATTTGGCGGAGGCTTCTCAGGTGGTGGAGGTTTTGGAGGTAGTAGCTTTGGGGGCGGAAATTTTGGTGGATTTGGAGGGGGTTTTGGTGGATTTTCTGGGGAAAATTTAGACCTAAATGCAAGCATTAGCATACCCTTTGAGATAGGAATCTTAGGCGGAGAGCATAGCATTAATTTTAATGGCGAAACCATCAAAATGAAAATTCCACACGGCATTAAAAATAATGATAAAATAAGAATTCGTGGTAAGGGTAAAAAACTAGGCTCTCAAGTGGGAGACTTAATCGTCAAAGTGAGTTTGGAAAAAAGTGAGCTTTATGAGCGTGATGAAGATGATTTAACAAGAAAGCTAGACATTAGCTTAAAAACAGCCCTTTTTGGTGGGAAAATTACCCTTCAAACGCCCAAAAAAGAGGTTAGCATCAAAATCCCTCCAAATTCTAAAAATGGACAAAAAATTCGCCTTAAGGGTTATGGGGTGCAAAATAGAAAGAGTGGAATTTTTGGAGATTTATATCTCGTTTTAAATGTGCTTTTGCCTAATATCGAAGATTTAGACTCTAAAGTGCGTCAAATTTTAGAAGAAAAACTATCTTAA
- a CDS encoding heat shock protein transcriptional repressor HspR, which produces MQHNYDEPVYLISVVAKVLSIHPQTLRQYEREGLVEPSRTDGKIRLYSQRDIDRIKLILRLTRDMGVNLAGVDVILKLKNQLSEFEALIDELRLELDKRDNNGKSKAVVKHKNSFDLIFYEKN; this is translated from the coding sequence ATGCAACATAATTACGATGAGCCTGTTTATCTTATAAGCGTGGTAGCAAAGGTTTTAAGCATACACCCACAAACACTTAGGCAGTATGAAAGAGAGGGACTAGTCGAGCCTAGTAGGACTGATGGCAAAATTAGACTTTATTCGCAACGCGATATTGATAGAATTAAGCTTATTTTAAGACTAACTCGTGATATGGGTGTAAATTTAGCCGGGGTTGATGTGATTTTAAAGCTTAAAAACCAACTGAGCGAATTTGAAGCCTTGATTGATGAACTTCGCTTAGAACTTGATAAAAGAGATAATAATGGCAAATCAAAAGCCGTAGTTAAGCATAAAAATAGCTTTGATTTAATTTTTTATGAGAAAAATTAA
- a CDS encoding cation:proton antiporter, with the protein MGDFLEIFLITSGLAVLLNVFFKKFEIPTIIGYILVGIIISYAYGFSGSEELTHIAEFGIVFLMFTIGLEFSFTHLMAMKKEVFLNGSLQVIICGLVCFLLVLGILGLGGEVGIIVGFALALSSTAVVLKILNDSGDIKEQYGRKTLGILIFQDIAVIPLLLLVDIFSSNNQNITQLILTTLISVVILLTLLYLIGKYLIDRIFHFVIRASSNELFILTILFIVMGASFLAHYFGFSYSLGAFIAGVLIAETKYKHKIEADLVPFRDLLLGLFFISVGMQINFKIVFENWDLILLLTLLVGLLKFGVIFGILVIYNKKRVAIKTAFSIAQIGEFALAVFSLLQVKNMLDGQTAQILIVVSIITMILTPFVLNNIRRISNAVEDIIQTQEVTQPQAVNSTLKNHIVIFGYGIIGQEVVQKIKNSGVPYLVLENDLNLVKLGLSRGENVYFANAAQEETLKIANIKECAVAIITIFNEARLAMLQQALESYGEVDIVIYTNNSSKKLFYSKIDKNVEIVQTERVLARALISAALEKRISKNA; encoded by the coding sequence ATGGGCGATTTTTTAGAAATTTTTTTAATCACTTCAGGACTTGCCGTTCTTTTAAATGTCTTTTTTAAGAAATTTGAAATTCCTACCATTATAGGCTATATTTTAGTCGGCATCATCATTTCTTATGCTTATGGTTTTAGTGGCAGTGAAGAGCTTACGCACATCGCCGAATTTGGAATTGTTTTTTTAATGTTTACCATAGGGCTTGAGTTTTCTTTTACGCATTTAATGGCGATGAAAAAAGAAGTTTTTTTAAATGGCTCTTTGCAAGTAATAATTTGTGGCTTAGTGTGCTTTTTGCTTGTGTTAGGAATTTTAGGACTTGGTGGCGAGGTGGGCATTATCGTAGGCTTTGCCCTCGCACTCTCCTCCACAGCCGTAGTGCTTAAAATTTTAAATGATAGTGGCGACATTAAAGAGCAATATGGCAGAAAAACGCTAGGAATTTTAATATTCCAAGATATAGCCGTGATACCACTTTTGCTTCTTGTAGATATTTTTTCTTCAAATAATCAAAACATCACCCAACTCATACTTACTACACTCATTAGCGTTGTGATTTTACTTACCTTGCTTTATTTGATAGGAAAATATCTTATTGATAGAATTTTTCACTTTGTTATCCGTGCCTCATCAAATGAACTTTTCATTTTAACCATACTTTTTATTGTTATGGGGGCGAGTTTTTTAGCACATTATTTTGGCTTTTCTTACTCGCTTGGAGCTTTTATTGCCGGTGTTTTGATAGCAGAAACTAAATATAAGCATAAAATAGAAGCGGACTTAGTGCCATTTAGAGACCTACTTTTAGGACTTTTCTTTATCTCTGTGGGTATGCAGATTAATTTTAAAATCGTCTTTGAAAATTGGGATCTTATCTTACTTTTAACCTTACTCGTTGGACTCTTAAAATTTGGCGTTATTTTTGGAATTTTGGTAATTTATAACAAAAAACGAGTTGCCATTAAAACAGCTTTTAGTATAGCTCAAATAGGCGAATTTGCTTTAGCGGTTTTTTCTCTTTTGCAGGTAAAAAATATGCTTGATGGTCAAACCGCTCAAATTCTCATTGTCGTCTCTATCATTACGATGATTTTAACGCCTTTTGTTTTAAATAATATTAGACGCATTTCAAACGCCGTTGAAGACATTATACAAACGCAAGAAGTAACGCAACCACAAGCTGTTAATTCTACGCTTAAAAATCATATAGTTATTTTTGGTTATGGAATCATCGGTCAAGAGGTTGTGCAAAAGATTAAAAATAGCGGTGTGCCTTATTTGGTTTTAGAAAATGATTTAAATTTAGTCAAACTTGGATTAAGTCGGGGTGAAAATGTTTATTTTGCTAATGCCGCACAAGAAGAAACACTTAAAATAGCCAACATTAAAGAATGTGCGGTTGCCATCATCACTATTTTTAACGAAGCACGGCTAGCAATGCTCCAGCAAGCCTTAGAAAGTTATGGCGAGGTTGATATTGTGATTTATACAAATAATAGCTCCAAAAAACTCTTTTATTCTAAAATAGACAAAAATGTCGAAATTGTGCAAACAGAACGGGTGTTAGCAAGAGCTTTAATTAGTGCTGCACTTGAAAAACGCATTAGCAAAAATGCTTAA
- a CDS encoding HAD family hydrolase, with product MINVFFDMDGTLIDSANAISAAVNEIRAELKLSPMKREDIMRIINTPQIDWAKELYEIKNFNHSSFKEGFEKYFIKHYQQSVVLFEGIKEILDFLKEQKCYLAIATNAPQSSLTQILNKHNILPYFDKVLGVSVGIEPKPSPMMLNLLKEEAPYQTSLFIGDSAKDKEAAQNAKIPYYHAKWYEKELKENEFGNSKELLVFLKNHL from the coding sequence ATGATTAATGTATTTTTCGATATGGACGGCACTTTAATTGATAGTGCAAATGCCATTAGTGCGGCAGTAAATGAAATAAGAGCAGAATTAAAACTAAGCCCAATGAAGCGTGAGGATATAATGCGTATTATCAATACCCCACAAATAGACTGGGCAAAAGAACTTTACGAAATCAAAAATTTCAATCATTCAAGCTTTAAAGAGGGCTTTGAAAAATACTTCATCAAGCATTATCAGCAAAGTGTTGTGCTATTTGAGGGCATTAAAGAAATTTTGGATTTTTTAAAAGAACAAAAGTGCTACCTAGCCATAGCCACAAATGCTCCACAAAGCTCACTTACGCAGATTTTAAACAAGCATAATATTTTACCTTATTTTGATAAAGTTTTAGGCGTGAGTGTAGGGATAGAACCTAAACCAAGCCCGATGATGCTTAATTTGTTAAAAGAGGAAGCACCCTATCAAACAAGCCTTTTTATAGGCGATAGTGCTAAAGATAAAGAAGCCGCGCAAAACGCTAAGATTCCCTATTATCACGCTAAATGGTATGAAAAAGAATTAAAAGAAAACGAATTTGGCAACTCCAAAGAATTGCTAGTTTTTTTAAAAAACCATTTGTAA
- the glyS gene encoding glycine--tRNA ligase subunit beta, with amino-acid sequence MKELLIEILTEELPAIPFLKELPNIKGKWEKLLKEYHLEAEFEFYYTPRRLVFFHPHFKTKQDNNLVEFIGAPKNVAYKDGKLSPAGLSFIQKVGIDESEISFKEIKGKEVLYYQKELEGKASSEILGEMIENFLKSLHFGKSMRWGAYQFEFIRAIRNIACVLGEDLVKFQSYGVQSSKQTFVHRSVSYEAFAFKNAKEYFELLEENFVILDPEKRKEKIIESFKLIETKENLNIAQDEELLEEVVAITEYPNALLGSFESEFLEIPSEVIITSMRENQRYFATFDEKGLSNHFIVVSNAVCKDYSKIIQGNERVLRARLSDAMFFYKNDLQKGLEPEKLSKMIYLDSLGTVMDKVEREKTLALLLCKFLNNSKQEAILQAVHFSKADLATQMVYEFTNLQGIIGSYYAEKMGLSYEVSLAIKEQYLPEQGALPSSEFSSIIALAYKFDTLLSLFSIGKIPSGTKDPYALRRAANGVLKILLHLGKKFDLNAFLKEASGAYKSFDLNLLYDFILERIYIFYEANPSFIKAVLSTKNSDLIHIDSAIKALIELSKKANFNENFSTFKRLANIATKSENIVNESLFENESENKLYLAFNESLKVQNLKQKLESLFALKPFIDEFFENVMINSENEKLKKNRQALVFTIYNEFLKIADIKELSL; translated from the coding sequence ATGAAAGAGTTATTAATTGAAATCCTCACAGAGGAACTTCCCGCCATTCCTTTCCTTAAAGAACTTCCTAATATCAAAGGAAAATGGGAGAAACTTTTAAAAGAATACCACCTAGAAGCCGAATTTGAATTTTACTACACACCACGCCGTTTAGTTTTTTTTCACCCTCATTTTAAAACCAAGCAAGATAATAACCTTGTCGAATTTATAGGAGCGCCAAAAAATGTCGCTTATAAAGACGGGAAATTAAGCCCAGCTGGACTTAGCTTTATCCAAAAAGTAGGTATTGATGAGAGTGAAATTAGCTTTAAAGAGATTAAGGGTAAGGAAGTTTTATATTATCAAAAAGAACTTGAGGGTAAGGCGAGTAGCGAAATTTTGGGTGAGATGATTGAAAACTTCTTAAAAAGTCTTCATTTTGGTAAAAGTATGCGTTGGGGAGCGTATCAATTTGAATTTATCCGTGCGATTCGCAATATTGCTTGCGTTTTGGGTGAGGACTTAGTCAAATTTCAAAGCTATGGAGTGCAAAGCTCTAAACAAACTTTCGTGCATAGAAGTGTGAGTTATGAGGCTTTTGCCTTTAAAAATGCTAAAGAATACTTTGAGCTTTTGGAAGAAAATTTTGTCATTTTAGACCCTGAAAAAAGAAAAGAAAAAATCATAGAAAGCTTTAAACTCATCGAAACAAAAGAAAATTTAAACATAGCACAAGATGAGGAGCTTTTAGAAGAAGTCGTTGCTATCACAGAATACCCAAACGCCCTACTCGGTAGCTTTGAAAGCGAATTTTTAGAAATTCCTAGCGAGGTCATCATCACTTCAATGCGTGAAAATCAACGCTACTTTGCTACCTTTGACGAAAAGGGACTTAGTAATCATTTCATAGTGGTTAGCAATGCCGTTTGTAAAGATTATTCTAAAATCATACAGGGTAATGAAAGGGTGCTTCGAGCAAGGCTAAGCGATGCGATGTTTTTCTATAAAAATGATTTGCAAAAGGGCTTAGAGCCTGAAAAATTAAGCAAAATGATTTATCTTGACTCACTTGGCACGGTAATGGATAAGGTTGAAAGGGAAAAAACTTTAGCGTTGCTTTTATGCAAGTTTTTAAATAATAGCAAACAAGAAGCCATTTTGCAAGCTGTGCATTTTTCTAAAGCCGATTTAGCCACGCAAATGGTCTATGAATTTACAAATTTACAAGGCATTATAGGGTCTTATTATGCGGAGAAAATGGGTCTTAGTTATGAAGTTTCTTTAGCCATAAAAGAGCAGTATTTACCAGAGCAAGGTGCTCTGCCAAGCAGTGAATTTTCAAGCATTATCGCCCTTGCGTATAAATTTGACACTTTGCTTTCTCTTTTTTCTATCGGTAAAATTCCAAGCGGCACGAAAGACCCTTACGCGTTAAGAAGGGCGGCAAATGGGGTTTTAAAAATCTTACTTCATCTAGGTAAAAAATTTGATTTAAACGCCTTTTTAAAAGAGGCTAGTGGGGCTTATAAAAGCTTTGATTTAAATTTGCTTTATGATTTTATTTTAGAGCGAATTTATATTTTTTATGAGGCTAATCCCTCTTTCATCAAAGCAGTTTTAAGCACGAAAAATAGCGACCTTATCCACATAGACTCTGCCATAAAAGCCCTCATAGAATTAAGCAAAAAAGCAAATTTTAACGAAAATTTTTCCACCTTTAAACGTCTAGCTAATATCGCCACAAAAAGCGAAAATATAGTTAATGAAAGTCTGTTTGAAAATGAATCTGAAAATAAACTTTATCTCGCTTTTAACGAAAGTCTAAAAGTGCAAAATCTTAAGCAAAAATTAGAAAGTCTTTTTGCCCTAAAGCCTTTCATTGATGAATTTTTTGAAAATGTGATGATTAATAGTGAAAATGAGAAACTTAAAAAGAACCGACAAGCCCTTGTTTTCACTATCTATAACGAATTTTTAAAAATTGCCGACATTAAAGAATTAAGCCTATGA
- the pgp3 gene encoding peptidoglycan metallopeptidase Pgp3 gives MKKLFFLAFFTLFAFANTNLELVKGQALFLEFEKENLKELKIKDKNLPFFTHPKNKNKILAIFSLPYKNPPQITQIKANYKDNTSKIFHIKTLEGNYKSEKITVQTQKIFPPQKVQKRIQDELKEANGIYAKSTPQALFNGAFIKPLDSFITSDFGKARIFNEQVASYHSGTDFRAAIGTKIKAANSGIVRLAKDRYYAGLSVIIDHGYGIYSQYYHLSKLSVRVGEKVEKGQVIGLSGASGRVSGPHLHFGIFAGGKQIDPLDFMQKFNALF, from the coding sequence ATGAAAAAGCTCTTTTTTTTAGCATTTTTCACGCTTTTTGCTTTTGCAAATACGAATTTAGAGCTTGTCAAAGGACAGGCTTTATTTTTAGAATTTGAAAAAGAAAATTTAAAAGAATTAAAAATAAAAGATAAAAATTTGCCTTTTTTTACTCACCCAAAAAATAAAAATAAAATCCTAGCCATTTTTTCTTTACCCTACAAAAACCCACCGCAAATTACACAAATCAAGGCAAATTATAAAGATAATACTAGCAAAATTTTTCACATCAAAACCCTAGAGGGTAATTATAAAAGTGAAAAAATCACCGTCCAAACCCAAAAAATCTTTCCCCCGCAAAAAGTGCAAAAACGCATACAAGATGAGCTAAAAGAAGCGAATGGCATTTATGCAAAATCAACTCCTCAAGCTTTGTTTAATGGCGCTTTTATAAAGCCACTTGATAGCTTTATCACAAGTGATTTTGGTAAGGCTAGAATTTTTAACGAACAAGTGGCAAGCTATCACAGCGGCACGGACTTTAGAGCTGCCATAGGCACAAAAATTAAAGCTGCAAATTCGGGCATCGTAAGACTGGCTAAGGATCGTTATTATGCTGGGCTTTCTGTCATTATAGATCACGGATATGGCATTTATTCGCAGTATTATCATCTTTCAAAATTAAGCGTTAGGGTGGGCGAAAAAGTCGAAAAAGGGCAAGTCATAGGACTTAGTGGAGCAAGTGGCAGGGTGAGTGGTCCGCATTTGCATTTTGGAATTTTTGCAGGAGGGAAACAAATCGATCCTTTAGATTTTATGCAAAAATTTAACGCCCTTTTCTAA
- a CDS encoding SAM-dependent methyltransferase, protein MLFSEFFQKWLHETYYKNAVFVGRKGDFYTAVSVGELFGSLLAKHFLSLIDKKILTLPLQVVEIGANEGYLSCDFLSALVKFRPSIFEKLEFYIIEPHEKLQILQKQILQDVEFTHKKTLKDCHFTNAFIFCNELYDSFACELIDNDKMAFVKDFKLIFKPLTPALKKQCELLKLQKGEFSPYLSSFFEDLNAACERFVFAGFDYGGFLPQKFSLRIYQNHQLYDPFEVDLKAFFAKSDLTYNVNFTHLKYLIEKHHFKLLNFKKQSQALLEFGLESIIEQSENKEKLLSQAKYLFFNFDAKFHFFEFQKSPL, encoded by the coding sequence ATGCTCTTTAGTGAATTTTTTCAAAAATGGCTTCACGAAACTTACTATAAAAACGCCGTTTTTGTCGGTAGAAAGGGCGATTTTTACACTGCTGTGAGTGTGGGAGAGCTTTTTGGCTCTTTATTGGCAAAGCATTTTTTAAGCCTCATTGATAAAAAAATTCTAACACTCCCCTTACAAGTGGTTGAAATAGGTGCAAATGAAGGCTATTTAAGTTGCGACTTTTTAAGTGCTTTAGTGAAATTTCGTCCCAGCATTTTTGAAAAGCTAGAATTTTACATCATAGAACCTCACGAAAAATTACAAATCCTACAAAAACAAATCTTGCAAGATGTGGAATTTACACACAAAAAGACACTAAAAGATTGTCATTTTACAAATGCCTTTATCTTTTGCAATGAGCTATATGATAGCTTTGCTTGTGAATTGATAGATAATGATAAAATGGCTTTTGTAAAGGATTTTAAACTCATTTTTAAGCCCCTAACTCCCGCTCTTAAAAAACAATGTGAACTTTTAAAATTACAAAAAGGCGAATTTAGTCCCTATTTATCAAGCTTTTTTGAGGATTTAAACGCAGCTTGCGAGCGTTTTGTTTTTGCTGGGTTTGATTATGGAGGATTTTTACCGCAAAAATTTAGTTTAAGAATTTATCAAAATCATCAGCTTTATGACCCTTTTGAAGTGGATTTAAAAGCATTTTTTGCTAAAAGCGACTTAACCTATAATGTCAATTTTACGCACCTAAAATATCTCATCGAAAAACATCATTTTAAGCTTTTAAACTTTAAAAAACAAAGCCAAGCCTTGCTTGAATTTGGGCTTGAAAGCATTATAGAGCAAAGTGAAAATAAAGAAAAACTCCTCTCTCAAGCCAAGTATTTATTTTTTAATTT